One region of Paucibacter aquatile genomic DNA includes:
- a CDS encoding GNAT family N-acetyltransferase, with protein sequence MAEPSAPSIAPRIDCQIRLMREADLQDYKTLRDGMLAGHPEAFTSDARTELLRDAESYRGRLSGGDGGANLFTLTAWLDGQLVGAISCEHEARVKVRHVAHIVGMMVRDEVHGRGIGRQLLQRALMLLEGEPVLELVTLSVTASNHAAVRLYESCGFIRYGRLMGAIKMPDGRLVDKDLMSRRLR encoded by the coding sequence ATGGCTGAACCTTCTGCACCCAGCATCGCCCCGCGCATCGACTGCCAGATCCGCCTGATGCGCGAGGCCGATCTGCAGGACTACAAAACCCTGCGCGACGGCATGCTGGCCGGCCACCCCGAAGCTTTCACCTCGGACGCCCGCACCGAGCTGCTGCGCGATGCCGAGAGCTACCGCGGCCGTCTCAGCGGCGGCGACGGTGGCGCCAACCTCTTCACCCTGACGGCCTGGCTGGACGGACAGCTGGTGGGCGCCATCAGCTGCGAGCATGAGGCTCGCGTCAAGGTGCGCCACGTCGCCCACATCGTGGGCATGATGGTGCGCGACGAGGTCCATGGCCGCGGCATCGGCCGCCAGCTGCTGCAACGCGCGCTGATGCTGCTGGAAGGCGAGCCGGTGCTGGAGCTGGTGACACTCAGCGTCACGGCCAGCAACCATGCGGCCGTGCGCCTCTACGAGAGCTGCGGCTTCATCCGCTACGGCCGCCTGATGGGCGCCATCAAGATGCCCGACGGCCGCCTGGTCGACAAGGATTTGATGAGCCGGCGTTTGCGCTGA
- the apbC gene encoding iron-sulfur cluster carrier protein ApbC codes for MSSPISEATILQALQAVIDPNTGSDLVSGKQIKNLRLNGADVAFDVELGYPAASQHAALRAALEAAVRTLPGVGQVNIAIASKIVAHAVQRGVQLLPGVKNIIAVASGKGGVGKSTTAANLALALAAEGARVGVLDADIYGPSQPLMLGASGRPDSLDGKLMEPKLAHGLQLMSIGFLVEDDQAMIWRGPMATQALEQLLRQTRWQDLDYLVVDMPPGTGDIQLTLSQRVPVTGAIIVTTPQDIALIDAKKGLKMFEKVGVPILGLVENMAVHICTNCGHAEHIFGADGGKKMAAQYGLDYLGGLPLALSIREQADAGRPSVVAEPEGEIAALYKTLARQVAIKIASQAKDYSAKFPTISISSGT; via the coding sequence ATGTCCAGCCCCATCTCTGAAGCCACCATCTTGCAAGCCCTGCAGGCCGTGATCGATCCCAACACGGGCAGCGATCTGGTGTCGGGCAAGCAGATCAAGAATCTGCGTCTGAATGGCGCTGATGTGGCCTTTGATGTGGAGCTGGGCTACCCGGCCGCCAGCCAGCATGCCGCCCTGCGCGCCGCCCTGGAAGCCGCCGTGCGCACGCTGCCCGGTGTCGGCCAGGTGAACATTGCCATCGCCAGCAAGATCGTGGCCCATGCGGTGCAGCGCGGTGTGCAGCTGCTGCCGGGCGTGAAGAACATCATCGCCGTGGCCTCGGGCAAGGGCGGGGTGGGCAAGAGCACCACCGCGGCCAATCTGGCGCTGGCGCTGGCCGCCGAGGGCGCACGCGTGGGCGTACTCGATGCCGACATCTACGGACCCAGCCAGCCGCTGATGCTGGGCGCCTCGGGCCGGCCGGACAGCCTGGACGGCAAGCTGATGGAGCCCAAGCTGGCCCATGGCCTGCAGCTGATGTCGATTGGCTTCCTGGTCGAGGACGACCAGGCCATGATCTGGCGCGGCCCCATGGCCACCCAGGCGCTGGAGCAGCTGCTGCGCCAGACCCGCTGGCAGGATCTGGACTACCTGGTGGTGGACATGCCGCCCGGCACCGGCGATATCCAGCTGACCCTGAGCCAGCGGGTGCCGGTGACCGGCGCCATCATCGTCACCACGCCCCAGGACATCGCCCTGATCGATGCCAAGAAGGGGCTGAAGATGTTCGAGAAGGTGGGCGTGCCCATCCTCGGCCTGGTCGAGAACATGGCGGTGCACATCTGCACGAACTGCGGTCATGCCGAGCACATCTTTGGCGCCGACGGCGGCAAGAAGATGGCTGCGCAGTACGGCCTGGATTACCTCGGCGGCCTGCCCCTGGCCCTGTCCATCCGTGAGCAGGCCGATGCCGGCCGGCCCTCGGTGGTGGCCGAGCCCGAGGGCGAGATCGCCGCGCTGTACAAGACCCTGGCCCGCCAGGTGGCGATCAAGATTGCGTCCCAGGCCAAGGACTATTCGGCCAAGTTCCCGACCATCTCGATCTCCAGCGGCACCTGA
- a CDS encoding serine/threonine protein kinase gives MLPTLPADEPSDLIQESAEEAATSEFGGYTMPAPLADLHVPQLGRFHLLKRLGEGAQATVWLAHDPRLDREVALKVLRPPSDGRSVDEWLHEARAVSRLHHPNIVPVFEADIQDGQAYLVFEYVAGGSLADRMRRQVDSGGALPARVAVELSLGLLDGLQAAHQAGVVHRDLKPSNILIDAKGRPRVMDFGIAGRLSVPSANSGPGQIGPRIVGTPAYLSPEAARGELPTPSMDVFAAAVLLAEMLSGQRLNHDPDPWKSVRRVKDEELQLPPGLGPEVDDALRAIVQRGLARDPAQRWPSALAMHDALARWLRPEAAPEGAAAQGEGAALEFLLRRMRIKSDFPAMSQAISRIQRLTQSEHESLSSLSNEILKDVALTQKLLRLVNTVQFRHTGGGVQAGGISTVSRAVALIGFGGIRNLALSLILLERMENKAHAQALREEFLRSLMAASLARELCLNGPSSQESEEAFLAALFYHLGRSLTEFYFPEEARQIRRMRRPEQGPAGEEIAPGLSEASASIQVLGMSYEQLGLGVARQWGLPEGLQESMRRPSGEPPQRWIDKPSERQRWLAHAANAVADVILHTEPDQAHAKVHAMAQRHARALGLSASDFDQAADRARARLSQMAEAMGIALPKSSPARRLLAPLQPAPDDSLSPHQLQATVLEEPTLSLTGQALTREQAVETLASGIQDITNAMVESFKLNEVLRMILETIFRAIGFRRVVFCLRDPKSEQLTGRFGLGEGVEAVVPAFRVPLRLPSHGAPDLFTAVCHKGADTLIADASAPNIAERLPPWYQGAVRAPSFLLLPMMLKGQPFAMIYADKARPGAIDLGEKELALLRTLRNQAVMAFKQVA, from the coding sequence ATGCTGCCCACGCTGCCCGCCGACGAACCGAGTGATCTGATCCAGGAGTCTGCGGAGGAGGCGGCGACGTCCGAATTCGGCGGCTACACCATGCCGGCGCCGCTGGCCGATCTGCACGTGCCGCAGCTGGGGCGCTTTCACTTGCTCAAGCGCCTGGGCGAGGGCGCGCAGGCGACCGTCTGGCTGGCCCATGACCCGCGCCTGGACCGCGAGGTGGCGCTCAAGGTGCTGCGCCCGCCCAGCGATGGCCGCAGCGTGGACGAGTGGCTGCACGAGGCGCGCGCCGTCAGCCGCCTCCACCACCCCAATATCGTGCCGGTCTTCGAGGCCGACATCCAGGATGGCCAGGCCTATCTGGTCTTCGAGTACGTGGCCGGCGGCTCGCTGGCCGACCGCATGCGCCGTCAGGTGGACAGCGGCGGCGCCCTGCCGGCCCGGGTGGCGGTGGAGCTGAGCCTGGGCCTGCTCGATGGCTTGCAGGCCGCCCACCAGGCCGGCGTGGTGCACCGCGACCTCAAGCCCAGCAACATCCTGATCGATGCCAAGGGCCGGCCGCGGGTGATGGACTTCGGCATCGCCGGACGACTGAGTGTGCCCTCGGCGAACAGCGGGCCGGGGCAAATCGGCCCGCGCATCGTCGGCACCCCGGCCTATCTCTCGCCCGAGGCGGCGCGCGGCGAGCTGCCGACACCGTCCATGGATGTCTTCGCTGCGGCCGTGCTGCTGGCCGAAATGCTCAGTGGCCAGCGCCTCAACCATGACCCCGATCCCTGGAAATCGGTGCGCCGGGTCAAGGACGAAGAGCTGCAGCTGCCGCCCGGCCTCGGGCCCGAGGTGGACGACGCCTTGCGCGCCATCGTTCAGCGCGGCCTGGCCCGCGACCCGGCCCAGCGCTGGCCCAGTGCCCTGGCCATGCACGACGCCCTGGCCCGCTGGCTGCGCCCCGAGGCCGCGCCGGAAGGGGCGGCAGCCCAGGGCGAGGGCGCAGCGCTGGAGTTTCTGCTGCGCCGCATGCGCATCAAGAGCGACTTCCCGGCCATGAGCCAGGCCATCAGCCGCATCCAGCGCCTGACCCAGTCCGAGCATGAGAGCCTGTCCAGCCTGTCCAACGAGATCCTCAAGGATGTGGCGCTGACGCAAAAGCTGCTGCGCCTGGTCAACACCGTGCAGTTCCGCCACACCGGCGGTGGGGTGCAGGCTGGTGGCATCAGCACGGTGTCGCGCGCCGTGGCCCTGATCGGCTTTGGCGGCATCCGCAACCTGGCCCTGTCCCTGATCCTGCTCGAGCGCATGGAAAACAAGGCCCATGCCCAGGCCTTGCGTGAGGAGTTTCTGCGCTCGCTGATGGCGGCCTCGCTGGCGCGCGAGCTCTGCCTCAACGGACCGAGCAGCCAGGAGAGCGAAGAGGCTTTTCTGGCTGCCTTGTTCTACCACCTGGGCCGCTCGCTGACCGAGTTCTACTTCCCCGAAGAGGCGCGCCAGATCCGCCGCATGCGCCGCCCCGAGCAGGGTCCGGCCGGCGAGGAGATCGCACCGGGCCTGAGCGAGGCCAGTGCTTCCATCCAGGTGCTGGGCATGAGCTATGAGCAGCTGGGCCTGGGCGTGGCCCGGCAATGGGGCCTGCCCGAGGGCCTACAGGAGAGCATGCGCCGGCCCAGCGGCGAGCCGCCCCAGCGCTGGATCGACAAGCCCTCCGAGCGCCAGCGCTGGCTGGCCCATGCCGCCAATGCCGTGGCCGATGTCATCCTGCACACCGAGCCGGACCAGGCCCATGCCAAGGTGCATGCCATGGCCCAGCGTCATGCCCGTGCCCTGGGCCTGAGCGCCAGTGATTTCGACCAGGCCGCCGACCGGGCCCGCGCCCGCCTGAGCCAGATGGCCGAGGCCATGGGCATCGCCCTGCCGAAGAGCTCACCGGCACGCCGCCTGCTGGCGCCGCTGCAGCCCGCGCCGGACGATTCGCTGAGCCCGCACCAGCTGCAGGCCACGGTGCTGGAGGAGCCCACGCTCAGCCTCACCGGTCAGGCGCTGACGCGCGAGCAGGCGGTGGAGACCCTGGCCTCGGGCATCCAGGACATCACCAACGCCATGGTCGAGAGCTTCAAGCTCAACGAAGTGCTGCGCATGATTCTGGAAACCATCTTCCGTGCCATCGGTTTCCGGCGTGTGGTGTTCTGCCTGCGTGACCCGAAGAGCGAGCAACTGACCGGCCGCTTCGGCCTGGGCGAGGGCGTGGAGGCGGTGGTGCCGGCCTTCCGCGTGCCGCTGCGCCTGCCCAGCCACGGGGCGCCGGACTTGTTCACGGCGGTGTGCCACAAGGGTGCCGACACCTTGATCGCCGATGCCTCGGCCCCCAATATCGCCGAGCGCCTGCCGCCCTGGTACCAGGGTGCGGTGCGGGCCCCCAGCTTCTTGCTGCTGCCCATGATGCTCAAGGGTCAGCCCTTTGCCATGATTTATGCCGACAAGGCTCGGCCCGGCGCCATCGATCTGGGCGAGAAAGAACTGGCCTTGCTGCGCACCCTGCGCAACCAAGCGGTGATGGCGTTCAAACAGGTGGCATGA
- a CDS encoding HDOD domain-containing protein, with amino-acid sequence MSDASASSSTPADKTVAAAPMRRFGRFELRALLNKSARSMLWVVYDARLGQELYLCMPRVAPNSAAAMEHWQKMAQAASRVQHPNLAHVIEIGQVEQWPFVAYDRALGETLDERLARQSAPLPVEAAEWVCQYLEGLAFAHEAGHAHRDVQCCTLIIGANNQVRVLGLEVAQEVFPATVDFNTVTRRAVRESAAEDVLCVGLLLHRILSGRPVLEQNDLQAVVQQMQPLGRELVRLGWETPHPIPDPLRAICNRASDRQARQRYHIARSLLRALDGWRTTAASDQGGPIALLMDKLQRIGHLPSTSPNLSRIGAGLERQHSSTLSALVLQDMALSLELLRRVNLSLKQNGAPVDGTVLNMQRAIAMLGLDGVQQAARALKPWPGPLSELQATMLRSLMKRVHRAGQIAQVLRPAGYDGEVVYLITVMQNLGRLLLQYHFPDDAQQIRQLMQPPEPTEDQPHPQGMTEQAAAYAVLGCDLEALGAAVAKHWSLGEELVHMIRRQPPEAAVRHPSNDADLLRLTCSLANELVDALTQVEARRQPAVEAATRRYARALGLGLQDIKQALNPETPPPPTFDAQQPPALVDAPRASALRKRLTGGATG; translated from the coding sequence GTGTCAGACGCCTCCGCCTCTTCATCCACCCCCGCCGACAAGACGGTCGCCGCGGCGCCCATGCGCCGCTTCGGCCGCTTCGAGCTGCGCGCCCTGCTCAACAAGAGCGCGCGCAGCATGCTGTGGGTGGTCTACGACGCGCGTCTGGGCCAGGAGCTGTACCTGTGCATGCCGCGCGTGGCGCCAAACAGCGCTGCAGCCATGGAGCATTGGCAGAAGATGGCCCAGGCCGCCTCGCGCGTGCAGCACCCGAATCTGGCCCATGTGATCGAGATCGGCCAGGTCGAGCAATGGCCGTTTGTGGCCTACGACCGTGCCCTCGGCGAAACCCTGGATGAACGCCTGGCCCGCCAGAGCGCCCCGCTGCCGGTCGAAGCGGCCGAGTGGGTGTGCCAGTACCTGGAGGGCCTGGCCTTCGCCCACGAAGCTGGCCATGCCCACCGCGATGTGCAGTGCTGCACTCTCATCATCGGCGCCAACAACCAGGTCCGTGTGCTGGGCCTGGAGGTGGCGCAAGAGGTGTTTCCGGCCACCGTGGATTTCAATACCGTCACCCGCCGCGCGGTGCGCGAGTCGGCGGCGGAGGATGTGCTCTGCGTCGGCCTCTTGCTGCACCGCATCCTCAGCGGCCGGCCGGTGCTGGAGCAGAACGATCTGCAAGCCGTGGTGCAGCAGATGCAGCCCCTGGGCCGCGAGCTGGTGCGCCTGGGCTGGGAGACGCCGCACCCCATTCCCGACCCGCTGCGCGCCATCTGCAACCGCGCCAGCGACCGCCAGGCCCGCCAGCGCTACCACATCGCCCGAAGCCTGCTGCGCGCCCTCGATGGCTGGCGCACCACCGCCGCCAGCGATCAGGGCGGCCCGATCGCCCTGCTGATGGACAAGCTGCAGCGCATCGGCCATCTGCCCAGCACCAGCCCCAATCTCAGCCGCATCGGTGCCGGCCTGGAGCGCCAGCACAGCAGCACCTTGTCGGCCCTGGTGCTGCAGGACATGGCCCTGAGCCTGGAGCTGCTGCGCCGCGTCAACCTCTCGCTCAAGCAGAACGGCGCGCCAGTGGACGGCACCGTGCTCAATATGCAGCGCGCCATCGCCATGCTGGGCCTGGACGGGGTGCAGCAGGCCGCCCGTGCGCTCAAGCCCTGGCCCGGGCCGCTCAGCGAGCTGCAGGCCACCATGCTGCGCAGCCTGATGAAGCGGGTGCACCGCGCCGGGCAGATCGCCCAGGTGCTGCGCCCGGCCGGCTACGACGGCGAGGTGGTCTACCTGATCACGGTCATGCAGAACCTCGGCCGCTTGCTGCTGCAGTACCACTTCCCGGACGATGCTCAGCAGATCCGCCAGCTGATGCAGCCGCCCGAGCCCACCGAAGACCAGCCCCATCCTCAGGGCATGACCGAGCAAGCCGCCGCCTACGCGGTGCTGGGCTGCGATCTGGAGGCGCTGGGCGCGGCCGTGGCCAAGCACTGGAGCCTGGGCGAGGAGCTGGTCCACATGATCCGCCGCCAGCCGCCCGAGGCGGCCGTGCGCCACCCCAGCAACGACGCCGATCTGCTGCGCCTGACCTGCAGCCTGGCCAATGAGCTGGTCGACGCCCTGACCCAGGTCGAGGCGCGCCGCCAGCCTGCCGTCGAGGCGGCCACGCGCCGCTACGCCCGCGCCTTGGGCCTGGGCCTGCAGGACATCAAGCAGGCGCTCAACCCCGAGACGCCGCCGCCACCCACTTTCGACGCCCAGCAGCCGCCGGCCCTGGTCGATGCGCCCCGCGCCTCGGCCCTGCGCAAGCGCCTGACCGGCGGCGCCACCGGCTAG
- a CDS encoding Mpo1 family 2-hydroxy fatty acid dioxygenase, with the protein MAASPFRPAIELMAQYASYHRDRRNIATHFVGIPLIVFAAGVLLARLQFEALGLSFNGAWAVWGLSTAWYLTRGNLVLGLAVSAVNGLLMALAEPLAAGSTAQWLSWGLGSFVLGWIIQFLGHYYEGKKPAFVDDLVGLLVGPMFVVAEALFALGWGRAMLAEIERRVGPTHLRDLAHPVA; encoded by the coding sequence ATGGCCGCCAGCCCCTTCCGACCTGCCATCGAGCTGATGGCCCAGTACGCCAGCTACCACCGCGACCGCCGCAACATCGCCACCCATTTCGTCGGCATCCCGCTGATCGTGTTCGCGGCCGGCGTGCTGCTGGCACGCCTGCAGTTCGAGGCCCTCGGCCTGTCTTTCAACGGCGCCTGGGCCGTCTGGGGCCTGAGCACGGCCTGGTACCTGACCCGCGGCAATCTGGTGCTGGGCCTGGCCGTCAGCGCGGTCAACGGCCTGCTGATGGCCCTGGCCGAGCCGCTTGCAGCTGGCTCGACGGCGCAATGGCTGAGCTGGGGCCTGGGCAGCTTTGTGCTGGGCTGGATCATCCAGTTCCTGGGCCATTACTACGAGGGCAAGAAGCCCGCCTTTGTCGACGACCTGGTCGGCCTGCTGGTGGGCCCGATGTTTGTCGTGGCCGAAGCACTTTTTGCCCTGGGCTGGGGCCGGGCCATGCTGGCCGAGATCGAGCGCCGCGTCGGCCCCACCCATCTGCGCGATCTGGCCCACCCGGTGGCCTGA
- a CDS encoding YceI family protein, with protein MSESRHRAPARLWAVGLLSLVLLGCASAPSPQAVSSPDAVLAPFAEAERDLRAQVGGRLYRLDAEASQLRIHVFRAGRAAALGHNHVLSAPQLRGLLWWPLNEQALPQPRGGSEARFELQLRLDELLLDPPELRAALGPGWASVLSPEAVAATRRNMLGEQGLQAERFPELRIQGLSLIGEPPKLIGRWRLSLHGVTRTVEVPLHVDLSADQVRVTGAWVLRQSDFGLQPFSVAGGLLAVQDELLVEFDLRGR; from the coding sequence ATGTCTGAGTCTCGTCACCGCGCGCCTGCCCGGCTTTGGGCTGTTGGTTTGCTGAGCCTCGTGCTGCTGGGCTGTGCGAGCGCGCCATCGCCCCAGGCTGTGTCGAGTCCGGATGCGGTGCTGGCGCCGTTTGCCGAGGCCGAGCGCGATCTGCGAGCCCAGGTGGGCGGGCGCCTGTACCGCCTCGATGCCGAGGCCAGCCAGCTGCGCATCCATGTGTTTCGCGCCGGGCGCGCGGCGGCCTTGGGCCACAACCATGTCTTGAGCGCACCGCAGCTGCGGGGCCTGCTCTGGTGGCCGCTGAACGAGCAGGCGCTGCCGCAGCCACGCGGCGGTAGCGAGGCCCGCTTCGAGCTGCAGCTGCGCCTGGACGAGCTGCTGCTGGATCCACCCGAGCTGCGTGCGGCGCTCGGCCCTGGCTGGGCTTCGGTGCTGAGCCCCGAAGCCGTGGCCGCCACGCGGCGCAATATGCTGGGTGAGCAGGGCTTGCAGGCCGAGCGTTTCCCCGAGCTGCGCATCCAGGGCCTGAGCCTGATCGGTGAGCCGCCCAAGCTGATCGGCCGCTGGCGCCTGAGCCTGCACGGCGTGACCCGCACGGTCGAGGTGCCCTTGCACGTCGATCTGTCGGCCGATCAGGTTCGGGTGACCGGTGCCTGGGTGCTGCGCCAGAGTGACTTCGGCCTCCAGCCTTTTTCGGTGGCTGGCGGTTTGCTGGCGGTGCAGGATGAGCTGCTGGTGGAGTTTGATCTGCGCGGGCGCTGA